One genomic window of Malaciobacter molluscorum LMG 25693 includes the following:
- a CDS encoding tetratricopeptide repeat protein: protein MQSIKKLIILITLSIIILNAQELKKSKYDINKCIKITYTKEDIKKYKKLIEEGEIEGYSCAGIYYARQGNFDEAINYFNKGKEKGSIESYAQLGSLYSSFLHDYKKAVKNYKVAANAGHGKAAHNLGVYYYKNFKYDEAYKWFMKSYETGDLNSLLSIGLMYIDQKKYNEAIETFKKVGELGEPRGYYELGTFYQLNKDMQDKEKGIKYYKKCYEMEYGLCAAAIGEYYEEDKKDYKKAEEWYKKGFALKNEGSINRLGFMYLEDLNNPKKAIYWFKEGYNKINCKSCIEIIAKTYIMNFKDYSNAIKWYKIDYKENKTPEAVYNLGLLYEYSKNKEKAIKWYQEASKYKEIKTLAEKKLKELGVSYE from the coding sequence ATGCAATCAATAAAAAAACTAATAATACTAATAACCTTATCAATAATAATATTAAATGCTCAAGAGTTAAAAAAAAGTAAATATGATATAAATAAATGTATAAAAATAACATATACAAAAGAAGATATAAAAAAATATAAGAAACTAATAGAAGAGGGTGAAATAGAAGGATATAGTTGTGCAGGTATATACTATGCAAGACAAGGTAATTTTGATGAAGCAATAAATTACTTTAATAAAGGGAAAGAAAAAGGAAGTATAGAATCATACGCACAACTTGGCAGTTTATATTCAAGTTTTTTACATGATTACAAAAAAGCAGTTAAAAACTATAAAGTAGCAGCAAATGCAGGGCATGGAAAAGCTGCACATAATTTAGGTGTATATTACTATAAAAACTTTAAATATGATGAAGCATATAAATGGTTTATGAAATCATATGAAACAGGAGATTTAAACTCACTATTATCAATTGGATTGATGTATATAGACCAAAAAAAATATAATGAAGCAATAGAAACATTTAAAAAAGTTGGAGAATTAGGTGAGCCAAGAGGATATTACGAATTAGGAACTTTTTACCAATTAAATAAAGATATGCAAGATAAAGAAAAAGGAATAAAATATTATAAAAAATGTTATGAGATGGAATATGGATTATGTGCTGCAGCTATTGGAGAATACTATGAAGAAGATAAAAAAGATTATAAAAAAGCAGAAGAGTGGTATAAAAAAGGGTTTGCACTTAAAAATGAGGGGTCAATAAATAGATTAGGATTTATGTATCTAGAAGATTTAAATAATCCTAAAAAAGCAATTTATTGGTTTAAAGAAGGTTACAACAAAATTAACTGTAAAAGTTGTATTGAAATTATTGCAAAGACTTATATTATGAATTTCAAAGATTATTCAAATGCTATAAAATGGTATAAAATTGATTATAAAGAGAATAAAACTCCTGAAGCTGTATATAACTTAGGTTTATTATATGAATATTCTAAGAATAAAGAAAAAGCTATAAAATGGTATCAAGAAGCAAGTAAATATAAAGAGATTAAAACTTTAGCAGAAAAAAAATTAAAAGAATTAGGAGTATCATATGAGTAA